The genomic DNA ACCAGCCGGGTCGGCATCAGGACCCGTCATGTGGGCGGCCCCGACGAGCCGGTGGACGAGATGGCCGCGCACGCGGGAGCGAAGGCGCTGGCGGCGGCCGGCCTGCAGCCCGCCGACATCGATCTGGTCCTCGTCGCCACCTCCACCGCCATCGACCGTTCCCCGAGCATGTCCGCCCGGGTCGCGGCCCGCCTCGGCATGGGCTCGCCCGCGGTGATGGACATCAACGTGGTCTGCTCCGGCTTCACCCACGCCCTGGCCACCGCCGACCACGCGATCCGGGCCGGTGCGGCCGCGCGGGCCCTCGTCATCGGCGCCGACAAGATGGCGGACATCGCGGACTGGACCGACCGCACCACCTGTGTCCTGCTCGGGGACGGTGCGGGCGCCGCGGTCGTCACCGCCGATCCGTCCGCCCCGGAGGGTGCGGCCGCCGGGATCGGTCCGGTGCTCTGGGGCTCGGTGCCGGAGATGGGCAACGCGGTACGGATCGAGGGGACCCCGCCGCGTTTCGCGCAGGAAGGTCAGTCCGTCTACCGCTGGG from Streptomyces sp. NBC_00654 includes the following:
- a CDS encoding beta-ketoacyl-ACP synthase III produces the protein MTGSRIVALGHYQPAKVLTNDDLAAMVDTSDEWITSRVGIRTRHVGGPDEPVDEMAAHAGAKALAAAGLQPADIDLVLVATSTAIDRSPSMSARVAARLGMGSPAVMDINVVCSGFTHALATADHAIRAGAAARALVIGADKMADIADWTDRTTCVLLGDGAGAAVVTADPSAPEGAAAGIGPVLWGSVPEMGNAVRIEGTPPRFAQEGQSVYRWATTQLPPIARKVCEKAGIAPEDLAAVVLHQANLRIIEPVARKIGAVNAVIARDVVDSGNTSAASIPMALSKLVERGEVESGAPVLLFGFGGNLSYAGQVIRCP